A part of Geothrix oryzae genomic DNA contains:
- a CDS encoding SDR family NAD(P)-dependent oxidoreductase gives MDIKGSVALVTGGGNGIGEAVVKHLAKQGAQVAVVDMAQKNIDRVVKDIKEMGGEAIGIQANVTSEADTARYIKGTIEAFGKLNIAVSCAGIIRDGTMLSLDKETGQVSKKLDLAKWQAVIDTNLTGTFLTMRDAAEAMVNGGWEGLLVPISSVNKAGQVGQLNYSSAKVADALMPKIIVGEFLMRGIRNIRCVAIAPGYTATPMLTGMNQDALKAILEDVHLGRLVAPEEIASLIGYCVENQALNATTIEITGGLCYPKGIAK, from the coding sequence ATGGACATCAAAGGCAGCGTGGCCCTCGTGACGGGCGGCGGCAACGGCATCGGCGAGGCGGTGGTGAAGCACCTCGCCAAGCAGGGCGCCCAGGTCGCCGTGGTCGACATGGCGCAGAAGAACATCGACCGCGTGGTCAAGGACATCAAAGAGATGGGCGGCGAGGCCATCGGCATCCAGGCCAACGTGACCAGCGAGGCCGACACCGCCCGGTACATCAAGGGCACGATCGAGGCCTTCGGGAAGCTCAACATCGCCGTCTCCTGCGCCGGCATCATCCGGGACGGGACGATGCTCAGCCTGGACAAGGAGACGGGCCAGGTCTCCAAGAAGCTGGACCTCGCCAAGTGGCAGGCCGTCATCGACACCAACCTCACGGGCACCTTCCTCACCATGCGGGACGCCGCCGAGGCCATGGTGAACGGCGGCTGGGAGGGCCTGCTGGTGCCGATCTCCTCCGTGAACAAGGCGGGTCAGGTCGGCCAGCTCAACTACTCCTCGGCCAAGGTCGCGGATGCCCTGATGCCCAAGATCATCGTGGGCGAGTTCCTCATGCGCGGGATCCGCAACATCCGCTGCGTGGCCATCGCCCCCGGCTACACCGCCACGCCCATGCTCACGGGCATGAACCAGGATGCCCTGAAGGCGATCCTCGAGGATGTGCACCTCGGCCGCCTGGTGGCCCCCGAGGAGATCGCCTCCCTCATCGGCTACTGCGTCGAGAACCAGGCCTTGAATGCCACCACCATCGAGATCACCGGCGGCCTCTGCTACCCGAAGGGGATCGCCAAGTAA
- a CDS encoding substrate-binding domain-containing protein, translating to MQLRRTLMSGLAAAVLGTGLAVAQDIKIAHVYDKTGVLEAYAKQTHAGLMMGLEYATGGTMMVNGHKLVVVEKDTQGKPDVAKSQLASAYADDKVALAVGPTSSGAALAMLPVAEEYKRILLVEPAVADSITGDKWNRFIFRTGRNSSQDAISNAVALDKAGVNIATLAQDYAFGKDFVKAFRGALKQAKLVHEEYLPATTTDFTAGAQRLFDKLKNLPGRKIIFINWAGGGNPFKIADLNPKRFGIEIATGGNILPALAAYKAFPGLEGSAYYYYEIPKNKINEWLVKEHFKRFNAPPDFFTAGGMSAGLAVVEALKKTKGDASTEKLIATMEGMSFETPKGKMTFRKEDHQAMQTMYHFKIKVDPKVAWAVPELVREIKAEDMQIPITNKR from the coding sequence ATGCAACTCAGACGAACCCTCATGAGCGGCCTCGCCGCGGCGGTTCTGGGCACAGGACTCGCCGTGGCCCAGGACATCAAGATCGCCCATGTCTACGATAAGACGGGCGTGCTGGAAGCCTACGCCAAGCAGACCCACGCCGGCCTGATGATGGGCCTGGAGTACGCCACCGGCGGCACGATGATGGTCAACGGCCACAAACTGGTAGTCGTCGAGAAGGACACCCAGGGCAAGCCGGATGTGGCCAAGTCCCAGCTGGCCTCGGCCTATGCCGATGACAAGGTCGCCCTGGCCGTGGGCCCCACCAGCTCGGGTGCCGCCCTGGCGATGCTGCCCGTGGCCGAGGAATACAAGCGGATCCTGCTGGTGGAGCCGGCCGTGGCCGATTCCATCACCGGCGACAAGTGGAACCGCTTCATCTTCCGCACGGGTCGCAACTCGTCCCAGGACGCCATCTCCAATGCCGTGGCCCTGGACAAGGCCGGCGTGAACATCGCCACCCTGGCCCAGGACTACGCCTTCGGCAAGGACTTCGTGAAGGCCTTCCGGGGCGCCCTCAAGCAGGCCAAGCTCGTGCACGAGGAGTACCTGCCCGCCACCACCACCGACTTCACCGCCGGAGCTCAGCGGCTCTTCGACAAGCTGAAGAACCTGCCTGGCCGCAAGATCATCTTCATCAACTGGGCCGGCGGCGGCAATCCCTTCAAGATCGCCGATCTGAATCCCAAGCGCTTCGGCATCGAGATCGCCACCGGCGGCAACATCCTGCCAGCGCTGGCGGCCTACAAGGCCTTCCCCGGCCTGGAGGGCTCCGCCTACTACTACTACGAGATCCCCAAGAACAAGATCAACGAATGGCTGGTGAAAGAGCACTTCAAGCGCTTCAACGCGCCGCCGGACTTCTTCACGGCCGGTGGCATGTCGGCCGGGCTCGCGGTGGTGGAAGCCCTCAAGAAGACCAAGGGCGATGCCAGCACTGAGAAGCTCATCGCCACCATGGAAGGCATGTCCTTCGAGACCCCCAAGGGCAAGATGACCTTCCGCAAGGAAGACCATCAGGCCATGCAGACCATGTACCACTTCAAGATCAAGGTCGATCCCAAGGTCGCCTGGGCCGTGCCTGAGCTGGTGCGTGAGATCAAGGCCGAGGACATGCAGATCCCGATCACCAACAAGCGCTGA
- a CDS encoding thiolase C-terminal domain-containing protein: MSKASIIGAYNTQFGAFVKKDKATGLLTDTKSYYDLLVEAGRGAIADAGLDPKDIDAIYVGSCSPGSFINQEHVAPLAAEIDPALRFKPMTRCECACASSSVALYDAVYAIEAGRAKHVLVIGVEKMNLLPTPQMTHVLACCSHWPSEGSRGMSFPMLFAEYAKGYQAHYKIPNEELEKMLWTAGALCYKNGAENPLAHIQNGPATVEAVMKLNELDAKGKCKNMMVAAPLRLHDCSLVTDGAAALVITQTAHVTNKARAVEIAGIGHSAERLPENVRPNMHELMAGKDAVAKAFKEANITAADIDLAEVHDCFTINQILSTEALGLSMDGRGGYDYLDGRFTRDDQVAINLSGGLKSKGHPVGATGASMHALIYKQLIGEPIGVKAKKADIGVAFNVGGSAVTNCVTVLKKL, encoded by the coding sequence ATGAGCAAAGCAAGCATCATCGGTGCCTACAACACCCAGTTCGGCGCCTTCGTGAAGAAGGACAAGGCCACGGGTCTACTCACCGACACCAAGTCCTACTACGACCTGCTGGTCGAGGCCGGTCGCGGCGCCATTGCCGACGCGGGGCTGGATCCCAAGGACATCGACGCCATCTATGTGGGCTCCTGCTCCCCGGGTTCCTTCATCAATCAAGAGCATGTGGCGCCGCTGGCCGCCGAGATCGATCCGGCCCTGCGCTTCAAGCCCATGACCCGCTGCGAGTGCGCCTGCGCCTCGAGTTCGGTGGCGCTCTACGACGCGGTCTATGCCATCGAGGCCGGTCGCGCCAAGCATGTGCTGGTGATCGGCGTGGAGAAGATGAACCTGCTGCCGACGCCCCAGATGACCCATGTGCTGGCCTGCTGCTCGCACTGGCCCAGCGAAGGCTCCCGGGGCATGTCCTTCCCCATGTTGTTCGCCGAGTATGCCAAGGGCTACCAGGCGCACTACAAGATCCCGAACGAGGAACTGGAGAAGATGCTCTGGACCGCCGGGGCGCTCTGCTACAAGAACGGCGCCGAGAACCCGCTGGCCCATATCCAGAACGGCCCCGCGACGGTGGAGGCCGTCATGAAGCTCAATGAGCTGGATGCGAAGGGCAAGTGCAAGAACATGATGGTCGCCGCGCCCCTCCGCCTGCACGACTGCTCCCTGGTGACCGACGGCGCCGCCGCCCTGGTCATCACGCAGACCGCCCATGTCACCAACAAGGCCCGCGCCGTGGAGATCGCCGGCATCGGCCACTCTGCCGAGCGCCTGCCGGAGAATGTGCGCCCCAACATGCATGAGCTGATGGCCGGCAAGGATGCCGTGGCCAAGGCCTTCAAGGAAGCCAACATCACCGCCGCCGACATCGATCTGGCCGAGGTGCATGACTGCTTCACCATCAACCAGATCCTCTCCACCGAGGCGCTCGGCCTCTCCATGGATGGCCGCGGCGGCTACGACTACCTGGATGGCCGCTTCACGCGGGATGACCAGGTGGCCATCAACCTCTCCGGCGGCTTGAAATCCAAGGGCCATCCCGTGGGCGCCACCGGGGCCTCCATGCATGCCCTGATCTACAAGCAGCTCATCGGCGAGCCCATCGGCGTCAAGGCCAAGAAGGCCGACATCGGCGTGGCCTTCAATGTCGGAGGCTCCGCCGTCACCAACTGCGTCACCGTTCTGAAGAAGCTGTAG
- a CDS encoding ABC transporter ATP-binding protein, giving the protein MFALETQDLTIRFGGHVAVSAVSCAFAPGTLTAIVGPNGAGKTTYFNLISGQLRATAGRVLLHGEDISGCSAPQRSRRGIGRAFQLTNLFPNLTVLENIRLAVQSRAGVGLNLWSIWSSHRELTGRAEEVLETVALTAKRDLAAAALPHGDQRKLEVAILMALEPDIFMFDEPTAGMSVDEVPVILDLIRSLKARRDKTILLVEHKMDVVRELADRIIVLHNGALVADGEPAEVIASPIVQEAYLGIEVAK; this is encoded by the coding sequence ATGTTCGCCCTGGAAACGCAAGACCTCACGATCCGCTTCGGTGGCCATGTGGCCGTCAGCGCCGTGTCCTGCGCCTTCGCGCCTGGCACGCTGACCGCCATCGTCGGCCCCAACGGCGCGGGCAAGACCACCTACTTCAACCTGATCTCAGGACAGCTCAGGGCCACCGCCGGCCGCGTGCTCCTCCATGGTGAGGACATCAGCGGCTGTTCCGCCCCGCAGCGCAGCCGCCGCGGCATCGGCCGGGCCTTCCAGCTGACCAACCTCTTCCCGAATCTGACCGTCCTGGAAAACATCCGCCTCGCCGTCCAGTCGCGGGCCGGGGTGGGCCTCAACCTCTGGAGCATCTGGAGCAGCCACCGCGAGCTCACCGGCCGCGCCGAGGAGGTGCTTGAGACCGTGGCCCTCACGGCCAAGCGGGACCTTGCCGCGGCCGCCCTGCCCCACGGCGATCAGCGCAAGCTGGAGGTGGCCATCCTCATGGCTCTCGAACCCGACATCTTCATGTTCGACGAGCCCACGGCAGGCATGAGCGTGGACGAAGTGCCGGTGATCCTTGACCTGATCCGTTCGCTCAAGGCCCGGCGGGACAAAACCATCCTGCTGGTCGAGCACAAGATGGATGTGGTGCGGGAGCTGGCCGACCGAATCATCGTGCTCCACAACGGGGCCCTGGTGGCCGATGGAGAGCCCGCCGAGGTGATCGCCTCGCCCATCGTCCAGGAAGCCTACCTGGGAATCGAGGTGGCGAAATGA
- a CDS encoding porin, whose translation MNIRFAVVAAASAFAALPSWGQGLQVGAGTNITLSGLLAVGVKQSEVTNTARPGMGKELRLDDNTSRVIISSTSKITDGWNVIFRIESRFQADVRPVDPAFPGTTLYSGNITGWADGDTWGGISSPYGSLMFGKSTLYYTDTISVGYLAPSLEAPGESYRIWDDNGLGTFNMLDQVTPINKTTGAAVGSSFTLGNTRSRNVIRFNSINYSGFDFSLAYSKNPDGDELKYTVNAPTAVPGTAGYLTRAYNAGGTIYAGARYNKGPISASLSYLDKKVNGGVTAAGYAGPQDLQAVRAGVSYKFPINLKVGVVYDNTSIDNAVIGTVATSEAAKRSVFEVPISYGWGDHAVYLTYSKAGDTSSRADTGATQLNLGYDYAMTKRAFIGVFYTAIKNEAKAHYTPFLSGSSLGGTTNSVTGENWRQIGFNINYWF comes from the coding sequence ATGAACATTCGTTTCGCTGTCGTTGCAGCCGCTTCGGCCTTCGCGGCCTTGCCCAGCTGGGGCCAGGGTCTCCAGGTGGGTGCCGGAACCAACATCACGCTCTCGGGCCTGCTCGCCGTCGGAGTGAAGCAGAGCGAGGTCACCAACACGGCGCGCCCTGGCATGGGCAAGGAACTGCGCCTGGATGACAACACCTCCCGCGTCATCATCAGCAGCACCTCCAAGATCACGGACGGCTGGAATGTGATCTTCCGCATCGAGAGCCGCTTCCAGGCTGATGTGCGCCCCGTGGACCCGGCTTTCCCCGGCACCACCCTCTACAGCGGCAACATCACGGGTTGGGCGGATGGCGACACCTGGGGCGGCATCTCCTCCCCCTACGGATCGCTCATGTTCGGCAAGTCCACCCTCTACTACACCGATACCATTTCCGTCGGCTACCTGGCCCCCTCCCTCGAGGCTCCCGGCGAGAGCTACCGGATTTGGGATGACAACGGCCTGGGCACCTTCAACATGCTCGACCAGGTCACCCCCATCAACAAGACCACGGGCGCCGCCGTGGGCAGCAGCTTCACCCTGGGCAACACCCGCTCCAGGAATGTGATCCGCTTCAATTCCATCAACTACAGCGGCTTCGATTTCTCCCTGGCCTACAGCAAGAACCCCGATGGGGATGAGCTCAAGTACACGGTCAACGCACCGACCGCCGTCCCCGGCACCGCCGGCTACCTCACGCGGGCCTACAATGCCGGTGGCACCATCTACGCAGGTGCCCGCTACAACAAGGGCCCCATCTCGGCCTCTCTGAGCTACCTGGACAAGAAGGTCAATGGCGGGGTGACCGCCGCCGGGTACGCCGGACCCCAGGATCTCCAGGCTGTTCGCGCCGGCGTGTCCTACAAGTTCCCCATCAACCTGAAGGTGGGCGTCGTCTACGACAACACCTCCATCGACAACGCCGTGATCGGCACCGTCGCGACCTCCGAGGCCGCCAAGCGCTCCGTCTTTGAGGTTCCCATCTCCTACGGCTGGGGCGATCACGCGGTCTACCTGACCTACTCCAAGGCCGGCGACACCTCCTCCCGCGCGGACACGGGCGCGACGCAGTTGAACCTCGGCTACGACTACGCCATGACCAAGCGGGCGTTCATCGGTGTCTTCTACACCGCGATCAAGAACGAGGCCAAGGCCCACTACACGCCCTTCCTCTCCGGCTCCTCGCTCGGCGGCACGACCAACTCCGTGACCGGCGAGAACTGGCGCCAGATCGGCTTCAACATCAACTACTGGTTCTAG
- a CDS encoding ABC transporter ATP-binding protein, which translates to MSAPLLQLDGVHTHIGAYHILHGVDLQVARGELTVLLGRNGAGKTTTLRTIMGLWPASSGAIRFDGAEIGALSTPEIAHRGIAYVPENMGIFGDLTVRENMLLAARGAKRVEDIDTACLDRVFGLFPALKRFWQHPAGLLSGGQKQMLAVARAIIEPRQLLLIDEPSKGLAPAIIQNMIAAFRELKQTDTTILLVEQNFNFARQLGDKVAVMDGGRIVHAGTMADLAGDEGLQQRLLGLSLAAHQ; encoded by the coding sequence ATGAGCGCACCCCTGCTGCAGCTCGACGGAGTGCACACCCACATCGGCGCCTACCACATCCTGCACGGGGTGGACCTCCAGGTCGCCCGCGGGGAGCTCACGGTCCTGCTGGGCCGCAACGGCGCCGGCAAGACCACCACCCTGCGCACCATCATGGGCCTCTGGCCCGCCTCCTCCGGAGCCATCCGCTTCGACGGCGCGGAGATCGGCGCCCTCAGCACGCCGGAGATCGCGCATCGGGGCATCGCCTATGTCCCCGAGAACATGGGGATCTTCGGCGACCTGACCGTGCGCGAGAACATGCTCCTCGCCGCCCGGGGCGCCAAGCGCGTCGAGGACATCGACACCGCTTGCCTGGACCGGGTCTTCGGCCTGTTCCCGGCCCTGAAGCGCTTCTGGCAGCACCCTGCCGGGCTGCTCTCCGGCGGCCAGAAGCAGATGCTGGCGGTGGCCCGGGCCATCATCGAGCCGCGCCAGCTCCTGCTGATCGACGAGCCCAGCAAGGGCCTGGCGCCGGCCATCATCCAGAACATGATCGCGGCCTTCCGCGAGCTCAAGCAGACCGACACCACCATCCTGCTCGTGGAGCAGAACTTCAATTTCGCCCGCCAGCTTGGAGACAAGGTGGCCGTGATGGACGGCGGCCGCATCGTGCATGCGGGCACCATGGCCGACCTCGCCGGGGACGAGGGCCTGCAGCAGCGCCTGCTGGGCCTCTCCCTCGCGGCCCATCAGTGA